A genomic window from Purpureocillium takamizusanense chromosome 2, complete sequence includes:
- a CDS encoding uncharacterized protein (EggNog:ENOG503NVA8~COG:S), with amino-acid sequence MPVKKEEGMSAFERKRLENIAANRAILTDISTTAKKIIPDKKPTKPAPRKKRHSEPIKREPTRPTRTSSRLAGKDADVDTLKRKFEVEAEHEAQNAKAKKMRVSSDLNLGDIVVEGRKWGSGVDGLKGIVRGAEPGVRTFTEDDVKETTDQNLKDLRLRMGGLKLYEHWVPNDIKITPQRVYALGFHPSEDKPIVFAGDKEGAMGVFDGSQTAPEVDDEDEDADIPDPVISAFKTHARTITSFVFSPTDANGVYTSSYDSSIRKMDLEKGLSTQIFAPADENEDLPISALDMAVSEPNVLYFSTLEGGVGRYDVRAPGSHEIWQLSEQKIGGFSLHPLQPHLLATASLDRTMKVWDLRKIEGKGDMRHPSLLGEHESRLSVSHASWSAGGQVATSSYDDTVKIYDFSSASSWKPGQDISPKAMEPAYTVRHNNQTGRWVTILKPQWQKRPRDGIQKFVIANMNRFVDVFASDGSQLAQLDGDNITAVPAVAHFHPTMDWVAGGNGSGKLCLWT; translated from the exons ATGCCcgtcaagaaggaggagggcatgAGCGCCTTCGAGCGCAAGCGCCTCGAGAATATCGCCGCCAACCGCGCAATACTCACGGATATTTCGACGACTGCAAAAAAGATTATCCCCGATAAAAAGCCGACGAAGCCCGCACCGCGAAAGAAGCGACACAGCGAACCCATCAAACGCGAGCCTACGCGGCCTACCCGCACAAgctcccgcctcgccggaaaagacgccgacgtggacaCGTTGAAGCGAAAGTTCGAGGTAGAAGCCGAACATGAGGCCCAGAATgcaaaggccaagaagatgcGCGTGAGCAGCGATTTGAATCTGGGCGATATTGTGGTAGAGGGCAGAAAAtggggcagcggcgtcgacggactAAAGGGCAtcgtgcgcggcgccgagcctGGTGTCCGGACATTCACGGAGGACGACGTCAAGGAAACGACGGACCAGAACCTCAAGGATCTGCGGCTCCGCATGGGGGGCTTGAAGTTATACGAGCATTGGGTTCCTAATG ACATCAAAATCACTCCACAGCGAGTATACGCCCTTGGCTTCCATCCCAGCGAGGATAAGCCCATCGTCTTTGCTGGCGATAAGGAGGGTGCCATGGGCGTCTTTGATGGTTCTCAGACCGCgcccgaggtcgacgacgaggacgaggacgccgacatcCCCGATCCGGTCATATCAGCCTTCAAaacgcacgcgcgcacaaTTACATCCTTCGTTTTCTCGCCTACTGACGCCAATGGCGTCTACACATCGTCATACGACTCCTCAATACGCAAAATGGACCTTGAGAAGGGCCTGTCGACGCAAATATTTGCCCCGGCCGATGAAAACGAAGACCTCCCGATCTCGGCCCTGGATATGGCCGTGTCTGAGCCAAACGTCCTTTATTTCTCTACCCTTGAGGGCGGTGTTGGTCGTTACGATGTGAGAGCCCCCGGAAGCCATGAGATCTGGCAGCTGTCAGAACAGAAGATTGGGGGCTTCTCCCTGCATCCGTTGCAGCCTCATCTTCTTGCCACGGCGTCTCTGGACAGGACCATGAAGGTCTGGGACTTGAGGAAAATTGAGGGCAAGGGTGATATGCGACACCCTTCCCTGCTGGGCGAGCACGAGTCGCGCCTCTCGGTATCGCATGCGTCCtggagcgccggcggccaagtTGCAACTTCCTCTTACGACGATACTGTCAAGATTTACGACTTTTCATCCGCGTCGAGCTGGAAGCCGGGTCAGGACATTTCACCAAAGGCCATGGAGCCAGCTTACACAGTACGGCATAACAACCAGACAGGGCGTTGGGTTACGATCCTGAAGCCCCAATGGCAGAAGCGCCCCCGCGACGGCATTCAGAAAttcgtcatcgccaacatGAACCGTTTCGTCGACGTGTTTGCATCGGATGGCAGCCAGCTGGCGCAgctggacggcgacaacATCACCGCTGTGCCGGCCGTCGCTCACTTCCACCCGACCATGGACTGGGTGGCGGGCGGTAACGGGAGTGGAAAACTGTGTCTGTGGACCTGA
- a CDS encoding uncharacterized protein (TransMembrane:6 (i62-83o89-110i122-139o145-171i192-212o232-251i)~EggNog:ENOG503P2I3): protein MATQVVEGFSLTNRWLLYTSVMLAPAQFISGISSNCPSNIGFLAYNWYTQISWYQAVRAKELHALSLLPVHFNMLYVFSYLGGLSSGNYFMAAILGVGTAGVLILNCVSAWTSWAICQEEGFGVYQFFFFGWRTLSPGWHKFILLWQVSDSILCVIAVLASIFIAITMVAVDEDDDLAEKATFGGLMSISNARYPAIFLGAVLMLIIAWPLILWTELIVQRNHIESDTDMIAVYLFIAQVGAMLVPNLGCFKGRR, encoded by the coding sequence atggcgacgcAAGTTGTGGAGGGCTTCAGCCTCACAAATCGCTGGCTGCTCTACACCAGCGTCATgctcgcgccggcgcagTTCATCTCGGGCATCAGCAGCAACTGCCCCAGCAACATCGGCTTCCTCGCCTACAACTGGTATACGCAGATCTCGTGGTACCAGGCCGTGCGCGCCAAGGAGCTGCACGCGCTGTCCCTGCTGCCCGTGCATTTCAACATGCTCTACGTCTTCAGCTACCTCGGGGGCCTGTCGTCGGGCAACTacttcatggccgccattCTCGGCGTGGGCACCGCCGGCGTGCTCATCCTCAACTGCGTGTCGGCGTGGACCAGCTGGGCCATCTGCCAGGAAGAGGGCTTCGGCGTGTACCAATTTTTCTTTTTCGGTTGGCGAACGCTGAGTCCGGGATGGCACAAGTTTATTCTCTTGTGGCAGGTCAGCGACTCCATCTTGtgcgtcatcgccgtcctcgcgTCCATCTTCATCGCCATTACAATGGTTGCCgtggatgaggacgacgatcTGGCGGAGAAGGCTACGTTCGGCGGCCTCATGTCCATCTCCAATGCGCGCTACCCGGCCATCTTCCTGGGCGCCGTCTTGATGTTGATTATCGCGTGGCCGCTGATTCTCTGGACGGAGCTGATTGTCCAGCGAAATCACATCGAGTCGGACACGGATATGATTGCGGTGTATCTCTTTATTGCACAGGTCGGCGCCATGTTGGTGCCCAATCTGGGCTGTTTCAAGGGCAGAAGATAG
- a CDS encoding uncharacterized protein (EggNog:ENOG503P4PV~CAZy:GH79~SECRETED:SignalP(1-23~SECRETED:cutsite=ADG-RC~SECRETED:prob=0.4512)~COG:G), whose amino-acid sequence MMWPRASLIASAFFGLLFASADGRCGSIDVSAPTSAPHDASKPVDHAFASFSLPAHFFADFTGNKSHPNLFSRDIFDLLHKKTGAHPYVRVGGTSTDRVVYNASQEQAVLLSDKSENGIPAEVLVGPSWFEGFANFPGSLWNFQANLGLNASTSLDNTIEVCRLVVRALRRDLIALEIGNEPDLYPTRVRPANYTVVDYVREWNRYADAISRRVLRGNGYGLEEWRFFQGLVYANETLGTFSTQAAFDAGVDKTRHIKSVSLHHYTAGNQEWVRLQNTFMNHTAVQRSLGVFRRDIDFLKNYDPSITFLLGETNSDYMNLNMAQVEGVFGSALWLIDYLLYGMTMNIARFNLIQGVTFGYTGWVPVPYAGRDPYVRPPLYGQIVVADAIGRAPTKVQVKEIDLERWDVSAYAVYEARRLAKYVLINLDEWNVTTPHARPSQKLSLSVPDEVRRASVTRLTGDGASADEGIAWGGVSWNYTDGRLAQTGREGIETVRVKDGKVKVELQSSEAVLVTLHG is encoded by the exons ATGATGTGGCCACGAGCATCTCTCATTGCAAGTGCCTTTTTTGGCCTTTTATTCGCCTCTGCAGATGGCCGGTGCGGTAGCATTGATGTCTCCGCGCCGACGTCTGCTCCCCACGATGCCTCCAAGCCGGTCGACCACGCCTTTGCCTCCTTTTCTCTGCCGGCGCACTTCTTTGCCGACTTTACCGGCAACAAGAGCCACCCCAACCTCTTCTCCCGCGACATATTCGATCTTCTGCACAAGAAGACGGGGGCGCACCCATATGTGCGTGTAGGGGGCACCTCAAC cgACCGCGTAGTATACAACGCCTCGCAGGAACAGGCCGTCCTCCTCTCCGATAAGTCAGAAAACGGCATCCCCGCCGAAGTTCTCGTCGGCCCGTCCTGGTTCGAGGGCTTCGCCAACTTCCCCGGCTCGCTGTGGAACTTCCAGGCCAACCTGGGGCTCAACGCGTCGACCTCGCTTGACAACACCATCGAGGTGTGCCGGCTCGTCGTGCGGGCTCTGCGGCGCGACCTAATCGCCTTGGAGATTGGCAACGAGCCGGACTTGTACCCGACGAGGGTGCGGCCGGCCAACTACACCGTCGTGGACTACGTGCGCGAGTGGAACCGCTACGCAGACGCCATCTCGAGGCGGGTGCTCCGGGGGAACGGATATGGGCTGGAGGAGTGGAGGTTTTTCCAGGGCCTCGTGTATGCCAACGAGACGCTTGGGACGTTTTCGAC TCAAGCAGCCTTTGATGCGGGCGTGGACAAGACGCGGCACATCAAATCCGTGTCTCTTCACCA CTACACGGCTGGCAACCAGGAATGGGTTCGACTACAAA ACACCTTCATGAACCACACCGCCGTGCAGCGAAGCCTAGGCGTGTTCCGCCGCGACATTGACTTCCTCAAGAACTACGATCCCAGCATCACGTTTCTCCTCGGCGAGACCAACAGCGACTACATGAACCTCAACATGGCCCAGGTCGAGGGCGTGTTTGGCAGCGCGCTCTGGCTCATCGACTATCTCCTCTACGGCATGACCATG AACATTGCGCGCTTCAACCTCATCCAGGGCGTGACGTTTGGCTACACCGGCTGGGTGCCCGTCCCCTACGCGGGTCGCGATCCCTACGTCCGGCCCCCGCTCTACGGCCagatcgtcgtcgccgacgccatcggccgcgcgcccaccAAAGTGCAGGTCAAGGAGATTGACCTCGAGCGCTGGGACGTGTCTGCGTACGCCGTGTACGAAGCCCGCAGGTTGGCCAAGTACGTGCTCATCAACCTGGACGAGTGGAACGTCACGACGCCGCATGCCCGCCCATCGCAGAAGCTCTCGCTGAGCGTGCCAGACGAGGTGAGGCGCGCGAGCGTGACGAGACTAACTGGCGATGGggcgagcgccgacgagggcatcgcCTGGGGGGGCGTGAGCTGGAACTATACGGACGGAAGGCTTGCGCAgacggggcgggaggggaTCGAGACGGTCAGGGTGAAGGAtggcaaggtcaaggtcgAGCTGCAGTCAAGTGAGGCTGTCTTGGTGACTTTGCACGGATGA
- a CDS encoding uncharacterized protein (EggNog:ENOG503P2WP) gives MSSTLLPFLYQTRTLCRAVSARPLLFGAAVRQATSVRRGRAPKDDNSIPFEWDNELQEELGNAPGHASTITTSEAEVFKSIFDEIAQGRMPASRKRPSPDASSPSQTWAAAAAAAAAAQQGYNLDPVNGMARSIVEQARVTEFRDKFLRRYPQSLRNAAQVALGLYELEPGGASESSRMLELDQANEAKLQERVRYDRIRVEERERVDALMRDCETDAELWHVMEREVFSLPERLGITQAASSTEAVASKKKTKGKVTKAGAAKRKDSSSSSSAAAALTAQQQDDQKRIMDVHGPLYPHFLSRGLALLDTAFARPSLRAFEILPRVKALGLPSYVLGVSAPFYARLARMHWDHFGDAAAALDVLHEMAAAQLYADEAVAELLVRIRNHLHGCTWGAQGPFVAAVMEAPPYDGALTQRLEEMERYALGSTGQPDAV, from the coding sequence ATGTCGTCGACCTTGCTGCCCTTTCTCTACCAGACACGCAcgctgtgccgtgccgtatccgcgcggccgctgctttttggcgccgccgttcgACAGGCGACATCGGTCAGACGCGGACGAGCGCCCAAGGACGACAATTCAATCCCGTTCGAATGGGACAACGAGCTACAGGAGGAGCTTGGAAACGCTCCGGGTCATGCCTCGACCATCACGACCTCCGAAGCCGAGGTCTTCAAGAGCATATTCGACGAGATCGCCCAGGGTCGGATGCCTGCGTCCAGGAAACGCCCGTCCCCCgatgcctcctcccccagccaaacatgggcggcggcggcggcggcggcggcggcggcacaacAAGGCTACAACCTCGATCCCGTAAACGGCATGGCACGATCGATTGTCGAACAAGCCCGCGTCACCGAGTTTCGCGACAAGTTCCTCCGCCGCTATCCGCAGTCCCTGCGCAACGCTGCCCAGGTCGCGCTCGGTCTCTACGAGCTAGaacccggcggcgcctccgaaTCGAGTCGCATGCTGGAGCTAGATCAGGCCAACGAGGCCAAGTTGCAGGAGCGCGTCCGCTACGATCGCATCCGAGTTGAGGAGCGAGAGCGGGTGGACGCCTTGATGCGCGATTGCGAGACTGATGCCGAGCTTTGGCACGTCATGGAGCGCGAGGTCTTTTCACTGCCCGAGAGGCTGGGCATCACGCAGGCAGCCTCTTCTACCGAGGCAGTCGCTTCCAAGAAAAAAACCAAGGGCAAGGTAaccaaggccggcgccgcaaAGCGAAAggactcctcctcctcctcctccgccgccgccgctctcacggcgcagcagcaggacgacCAGAAGCGCATCATGGACGTCCACGGTCCGCTGTATCCGCATTTCCTCAGCCGCGGACTCGCCCTACTCGACACGGCCTTTGCGCGCCCCTCGCTGCGCGCCTTTGAGATCCTGCCCCGGGTCAAGGCGCTGGGCCTGCCCTCGTACGTGCTCGGCGTGTCGGCGCCCTTTTatgcgcgcctcgcccgcatGCACTGGGACCActtcggcgacgccgccgccgcgctcgacgtgCTGCACGAGATGGCTGCCGCTCAGCTGTacgcggacgaggccgtcgccgagctgctcgtccgtATCCGCAATCACCTCCACGGTTGCACCTGGGGAGCGCAAGGGCCCTTTGTTGCGGCCGTcatggaggcgccgccctATGATGGCGCGCTGACCCAACGgctcgaggagatggagcgGTACGCGCTGGGGTCTACGGGCCAGCCTGACGCCGTTTAG
- a CDS encoding uncharacterized protein (EggNog:ENOG503P5DN), giving the protein MTAPNQGDSHVDSDIGAGDTVRRLYHEIPTTSQAPTAATGAPGLADAAIIINNANQLRDGLVTPPVGIDEPLYATCRQMIAMDPLDIPSHVHVGKGISNRESHATHRTTTVDNFDDRSVYSMSTAPRGGPMVQRQPRLEVTVPSQARSQSWSELNVAAPKPGGDEFLRSFPCEFRGLSNCSMEFAFDQVELWIQHIADDHLGCRFPHQSCCWFCSARFVAKTSLREDRSRVFRERMYHIADHLNKETTAADIRPDFLLLDHLWEYRIIDKETFLRAKEKSERPPMPRDITFGPPTATPPRGEMYPEERRDRHHPKGTTRRRTRNEK; this is encoded by the coding sequence ATGACTGCACCCAATCAGGGCGACAGTCATGTAGATTCGGACATTGGGGCAGGTGATACGGTCCGCCGCCTGTACCACGAGATCCCGACAACTAGCCAGGCTCCCACAGCCGCCACCGGGGCGCCTgggctggccgacgccgccatcatcatcaacaacgccaATCAGCTGCGGGACGGATTGGTAACTCCTCCCGTAGGCATCGACGAACCCCTCTATGCTACATGTAGGCAGATGATAGCGATGGACCCGCTGGATATTCCATCGCATGTGCACGTCGGCAAGGGAATTTCGAATCGGGAAAGCCATGCCACACACCGCACGACTACCGTTGATAACTTTGATGACCGATCGGTATACTCCATGTCGACCGCACCTCGTGGAGGACCTATGGTGCaacggcagccgcgcctAGAGGTTACAGTACCCTCGCAAGCGAGGTCCCAGTCGTGGTCAGAGTTGAATGTAGCGGCGCCAAAGCCAGGCGGGGATGAGTTTCTCAGGAGCTTCCCTTGCGAGTTTCGCGGTCTCTCAAACTGCTCCATGGAGTTCGCCTTTGACCAGGTCGAGCTATGGATACAACacatcgccgacgaccacCTGGGCTGTCGGTTCCCGCACCAAAGCTGCTGTTGGTTCTGCAGCGCGAGGTTCGTCGCCAAAACGAGTCTCCGTGAGGACAGGTCGCGTGTCTTTCGCGAGCGCATGTATCATATCGCGGATCACCTTAAtaaggagacgacggccgcggaTATCCGGCCAGATTTTCTCCTACTGGATCACCTCTGGGAATACCGCATAATTGATAAGGAGACGTTTCTAAGGGCCAAGGAAAAGAGCGAAAGGCCTCCGATGCCCCGAGATATAACGTTCGGCCCCCCTACGGCCACGCCGCCTAGAGGTGAAATGTATCCGGAGGAACGACGGGACCGGCACCATCCCAAAGGGACAACACGCCGGAGGACTCGCAATGAAAAGTGA
- a CDS encoding uncharacterized protein (MEROPS:MER0001288~COG:O~EggNog:ENOG503NXTI~SECRETED:SignalP(1-19~SECRETED:cutsite=VLG-KE~SECRETED:prob=0.9805)) — MKVLRSLLYAALLAGGVLGKELTEPGQIEQEIELKELQRILWNFNKIARDNGGNRAYGLPGYNASMDFVLERVQKRFGKHMNTYVQGFTHLFETTRNITLKGPDGKEAVVVGLMYNTATPLPGGVSAPLVNTPVDDTRGSACFEDQWKGLDVAGKIALIKRGVCPVADKLKLAKAGGALAAVLYNQASGEIPGATLSAENIGKLVPVGVTTLENGEAWSKRVAAGERLTVTLVVDAVTETRPSWNIISETKEGDPSNVVMLGAHLDGVQAGPGINDDGSGSAALLVIMEEFTKYKGFKNKIRFAWWGAEESGLVGSLYYASQLPEEEADRIKFYFNYDMIASNIPQYAVYADNDAHMYGATPLYDYLKADERPAAYSKFGSSSDYVGFLKLGIPSSGIFTGAGMPWDHCYHKACDDLQNINWDTLMVNTKAAAHVAAKFAISLQGVPSRNKTSANPKSRREVRRSFDEWSTTARIIEKTHNCGTGSSVV, encoded by the exons ATGAAGGTCCTGCGCAGTTTGTTGTACGCGGCGTTGCTAGCCGGTGGGGTGTTGGGCAAGGAATTGACCGAGCCGGGGCAGATCGAACAGGAAATTGAATTGAAAGA ACTCCAGCGCATCCTCTGGAACTTTAACAAGATCGCCCGCGACAATGGCGGGAACCGGGCCTACGGCCTGCCCGGGTACAACGCCTCCATGGACTTTGTCCTGGAGCGCGTGCAGAAGCGTTTTGGCAAGCACATGAATACGTACGTTCAGGGCTTCACGCATCTCTTCGAGACGACCCGCAACATTACACTCAAGGGCCcggacggcaaggaggccgtcgtcgtcggcctcatgTACAACACGGCCACGCCACTACCGGGGGGCGTCAGCGCGCCGCTCGTCAACacccccgtcgacgacacccgCGGCTCTGCCTGCTTCGAGGACCAGTGGAAGGgtctcgacgtcgcgggcaAGATCGCCCTCATCAAGCGCGGCGTCTGCCCCGTAGCCGACAAGCTCAAGCTCgccaaggcgggcggcgcgctggccgccgtcctgTATAACCAGGCCTCGGGTGAGATCCCTGGCGCGACGCTGAGCGCCGAGAACATCGGCAAGCTCGTGCCCGTCGGTGTCACGACCTTGGAGAATGGCGAGGCGTGGAGcaagcgcgtcgccgccggtgagaGGCTCACGGTCACGCtcgttgtcgacgccgtcacggAGACGAGGCCCAGCTGGAACATCATCTCGGAGACCAAGGAGGGCGACCCGAGCAACGTCGTCATGCTGGGTGCCCACCTGGACGGCGTGCAGGCCGGGCCCggcatcaacgacgacggcagcggctcggccgcgctgctcgttATCATGGAGGAGTTTACGAAGTACAAGGGCTTCAAGAACAAGATCCGCTTTGCCTGGTGGGGGGCCGAGGA GAGCGGCTTGGTCGGCTCTCTCTACTATGCGTCTCAGCTCCCGGAGGAAGAGGCAGACAGGATCAAGTTCTACTTCAACTACGACATGATTGCCAGCAACATTCCCCAGTACGCCGTCtacgccgacaacgacgcccaCATGTACGGCGCCACGCCCCTGTACGACTACCTCAAGGCCGATGAAAGGCCGGCCGCGTACAG CAAGTTTGGCTCTTCGTCCGACTACGTCGGCTTCCTGAAGCTCGGGATccccagcagcggcatcttcaccggcgccggcatgcCGTGGGATCACTGCTATCACAAGGCCTGCGATGACTTGCAGAACATCAACTGGGACACCCTCATGGTCAAcaccaaggccgccgcgcacgtGGCCGCCAAGTTCGCCATCAGCCTCCAGGGCGTCCCGTCCAGGAACAAGACGTCTGCGAACCCCAAGTCCCGACGCGAGGTGCGGAGGAGCTTCGATGAGTGGTCGACCACGGCTAGGATCATTGAGAAGACGCACAATTGCGGCACCGGAAGCAGTGTGGTGTAA
- the SPT10_1 gene encoding Protein spt10 (COG:K~EggNog:ENOG503NUXP) gives MIDDPASAPIQRWPTPPPPSMPEPALPPGISPRTVTLRDGATAATIMPFTSQDDVPASLLRFLCDLFNAEIEAGDTYPVVEPLPFDKFAAYWFQNFAAVMLLSDAETTAAGTSAVVADADAGAADALLPPLWREDTDWASVCLGSYYVKPNYPGRSSHVCNAGFLVAPSARGRGVGRLLGESYVDWAPRLGYEYSVFNLVYETNVASCRIWDALGFERIGRVKGCGRLKSYPGRKVDAIVYGRELGGEADGGGTGDTKDVNGANSVNGTNKA, from the coding sequence ATGATCGACGACCCTGCATCTGCGCCGATACagcgctggccgacgccgccgccgccctccatgCCGGAGCCGGCGCTCCCGCCCGGCATCTCCCCTCGAACCGTCAcgctccgcgacggcgccacaGCGGCGACCATCATGCCCTTCACCTCGCAGGACGACGTCCCcgcgtcgctgctgcgcttcCTCTGCGACCTCTTCAACGCCGAGATCGAAGCCGGCGACACGTACCCCGTGGTCGAGCCCCTGCCGTTCGACAAGTTCGCCGCCTACTGGTTCCAGAACTTTGCGGCCGTGATGCTCCTCAGCGACGCGGAAACGACGGCCGCCGGTACTTCTGCTGTcgttgctgatgctgatgctggtgctgctgacgcactgctgccgccgctgtggcGCGAGGACACGGACTGGGCGTCCGTGTGTCTCGGCAGCTACTACGTCAAGCCAAACTACcccgggcgcagcagccacgtCTGCAACGCCGGCTTCCTcgtggcgccgtcggcgcgcgggcgcggcgtgggccggctgctgggcgagaGCTACGTCGactgggcgccgcggctgggCTACGAGTACTCCGTCTTCAACCTCGTGTACGAGACCAACGTGGCTTCGTGCCGCATCTGGGACGCGCTGGGCTTTGAGCGCATTGGCCGCGTCAAGGGCTGCGGGCGGTTGAAGAGCTATCCGGGGAGGAAGGTGGATGCCATTGTGTATGGAcgcgagcttggcggcgaggcagacggcggcgggaccgGAGACACGAAGGACGTGAACGGGGCCAACAGCGTCAACGGGACTAACAAGGCATGA
- a CDS encoding uncharacterized protein (TransMembrane:1 (i270-289o)~EggNog:ENOG503P145), with translation MTSYFSYYSSKCQEFLTDGGRHVSAKTHSDIIEIAQMIQNDLPRETILPCTGDWSANALDTCSLGSANAAIDLCASLLTMIDVGEHEFGVSGRHPIHWTKGCLRTTLRDQFSPERTLAVDNPRIGKLFKAENLSKIAGVKIRWTNNLANHLRLTDDDKAVFIFHHASFLKFQQSLTQQLFPPGFIEETLYTLALLFPQNDSHTRRWIQTLGSPCLDQNISRCGSLRAQDRRFDRFLFWHDRLVVLKQVFDDSSPRTLAQWWWDRRNGVQWYTFWVAVFVFLFTIFFGMVQSVEGALQVYFSYKAQPG, from the exons ATGACTTCTTATTTTAGTTACTACTCATCGAAATGCCAGGAGTTTCTGACAGACGGAGGCAGGCATGTCTCCGCCAAAACCCATTCAGATATCATCGAAATCGCCCAAATGATACAGAATGACCTCCCAAGAGAGACGATCCTGCCGTGCACCGGAGATTGGTCTGCAAATGCTCTGGATACTTGCAGCCTTGGATCAGCGAATGCCGCAATCGATCTATGCGCTTCTCTACTCACCATGATTGATGTTGGTGAGCATGAATTCGGCGTGTCGGGAAGGCATCCAATACATTGGACCAAAGGGTGCCTCAGGACCACCCTCAGGGACCAGTTCTCACCTGAGAGGACTCTTGCAGTGGACAATCCCAGGATTGGGAAACTTTTCAAAGCGGAGAACCTCAGCAAGATTGCTGGGGTCAAGATTAGGTGGACAAACAATCTAGCCAACCACCTCCGCCTCACAGAtgacgacaaggccgtctTCATCTTTCACCATGCTAGCTTCCTCAAGTTCCAGCAGAG TCTGACCCAGCAACTCTTTCCGCCTGGCTTTATCGAGGAAACACTCTACACTCTAGCGCTCCTCTTCCCGCAAAACGACTCGCACACCAGGCGCTGGATCCAGACTCTGGGATCGCCTTGCCTTGATCAGAATATTAGCAGGTGTGGCAGCCTCCGTGCGCAGGATCGGCGATTCGACCGCTTCTTGTTCTGGCACGACCGGCTCGTTGTCTTGAAGCAAGTGTTCGACGATTCTAGCCCTCGAACGCTCGcgcagtggtggtgggatAGACGGAATGGTGTGCAATGGTATACATTCTGGGTCGCAGTATTCGTTTTTCTGTTTACGATCTTCTTCGGCATGGTGCAGAGCGTCGAAGGGGCGCTGCAGGTGTACTTTTCATATAAAGCACAGCCAGGCTAG